A portion of the Desulfovibrio sp. Fe33 genome contains these proteins:
- the truA gene encoding tRNA pseudouridine(38-40) synthase TruA: MTRVRMILAYEGTEFCGWQVQPADRTVQGELERALETILGRPVRVHGSGRTDSGVHALGQTVHFDCPDDRPDFPWRRSLNALLPKDVRVLEAAPAADDFHARYGAVSKTYEYCLWHERAFCLPQRRRFVWACGPVDFARMEAAAAILAGEHDFAAFQNVGTDVESTVRTVTGISRHPGATEFESVWRFSADGFLKQMVRNLVGCLVACGRGRMSLEEVRAVLESRNRTLAPATVPPQGLTLVRVEYGS; encoded by the coding sequence ATGACGCGCGTCCGAATGATCCTGGCCTACGAGGGCACGGAATTTTGCGGCTGGCAGGTACAGCCCGCAGACCGCACCGTGCAGGGCGAGCTTGAGCGCGCCCTGGAGACCATTTTGGGCAGGCCGGTCCGTGTTCACGGCTCGGGGCGCACCGACTCCGGGGTCCACGCCCTGGGGCAGACTGTGCATTTCGACTGCCCGGACGACCGCCCCGATTTCCCATGGCGGCGGAGCCTGAACGCTTTGCTGCCGAAGGATGTGCGCGTGCTTGAAGCCGCTCCGGCGGCCGACGACTTCCACGCCCGGTACGGAGCCGTTTCCAAAACCTACGAATATTGTTTGTGGCACGAGCGGGCCTTCTGCCTTCCCCAACGCCGCCGTTTCGTCTGGGCGTGCGGGCCGGTGGACTTCGCGCGTATGGAGGCGGCCGCCGCGATCCTTGCGGGCGAGCACGACTTCGCCGCCTTTCAGAATGTCGGCACCGACGTCGAATCCACAGTGCGGACCGTGACGGGAATCTCGCGCCATCCCGGCGCGACGGAGTTCGAATCTGTCTGGCGCTTTTCCGCTGACGGGTTTCTCAAGCAGATGGTGCGCAATCTGGTGGGCTGTCTGGTGGCCTGCGGTCGGGGGAGGATGAGCCTGGAAGAGGTGCGGGCCGTGCTCGAATCCCGCAACAGGACGCTGGCCCCGGCCACGGTTCCCCCCCAGGGACTGACCCTGGTGCGGGTGGAGTACGGGAGCTGA
- a CDS encoding EAL domain-containing protein — protein sequence MKAPKLFVKPLLLMVVIFGIVAVVTSMTFSSQLRRELTREYESKALALARSVAESDIATILSQDAGSLQGRIDQYLAINAVSYVLIADENGKVLAHTFVPVIPPRILRLVAETPKLEAREDHILRDVILDGKRYLHVSSPILSGLAGDVHIGMDYAGIDKNIHEAVLEQQVVMLILLGASLLLVFFFVVNISKPLTELTEYAGRVAVKDFGNVPVIDSNDEVGQLAKAMEAMTGQISELVGNLEERVRQKTHELQEARDALKQKVEERTGELTRTNTQLKIEIAERKVIGDALRKAEKKYRAIFENAVEGIYQSSISGRFQDTNPALARILGFKTPEALMSSIYDIGTQIYVDPDRRKEFLLLLEERGEIKNFVSKVRKRDGRIIWVAENARKIVDEKGAVVCVEGSIEDITMRKKAEDQLKRQAFHDPLTGLPNRALFLDHLRMAMERSRRRKHMFAVLYMDLDRFKVVNDSLGHDAGDELLRGVARVLEQCGRSVDTVARFGGDEFAILQEEISAPKDAIAIARRILEGVRQPFNIGGNEVFTSASLGIVLKTDGYDRPEALLRDADTAMYRAKELGKSRFKVFNRKMHDQALQLMELETDLRRAVDLREFEVVYQPIVEVPTRRVCGFEALVRWRHPEHGIIAPGDFIGLAEDTGLIYAIDNLVLEEACAQVRRWQTLAGDGPGAALSVNINVSGKHFGQSMLAGQISRALEDSGLPADSLNIEITESALMDNPSVAEEILQQLKELGIHICIDDFGTGYSSLSYLQRFPIDVVKVDRSFIIAVDEDQDSQAIVRTVFSLGESMGLKIVAEGVETAGQLGFLEREGCRFVQGYFFYKPLTVPEVDSLLEGQRLG from the coding sequence ATGAAAGCCCCCAAGCTTTTCGTCAAGCCGCTCCTGCTGATGGTCGTGATCTTCGGCATCGTCGCTGTGGTCACGTCCATGACTTTTTCGAGCCAGCTCCGGCGCGAACTGACCCGCGAGTACGAGTCCAAGGCCCTGGCGCTGGCCCGGTCCGTAGCAGAATCCGACATCGCCACCATTCTCAGCCAGGACGCCGGGTCCCTCCAAGGGCGCATCGACCAGTACCTCGCCATCAACGCCGTTTCCTACGTGTTGATCGCCGACGAGAACGGCAAGGTCCTGGCGCACACCTTCGTTCCGGTCATCCCTCCGAGAATCCTGCGCCTCGTGGCGGAGACGCCGAAGCTCGAAGCCCGTGAGGATCATATTCTGCGGGATGTGATCCTGGACGGAAAGCGCTACCTGCACGTGTCGAGCCCCATCCTTTCCGGCCTGGCCGGAGACGTGCATATCGGCATGGACTACGCGGGCATCGACAAGAACATACACGAGGCCGTGCTGGAGCAGCAGGTGGTCATGCTCATCCTGTTGGGGGCCAGCCTCCTTCTCGTTTTCTTCTTCGTGGTCAACATCTCCAAGCCGCTCACAGAGCTTACCGAGTACGCCGGGCGCGTGGCGGTCAAGGATTTCGGCAACGTGCCGGTCATCGACTCCAATGACGAGGTGGGCCAACTGGCCAAGGCCATGGAGGCCATGACGGGCCAGATTTCCGAGTTGGTCGGCAACCTGGAGGAACGCGTCAGGCAGAAGACCCACGAGTTGCAGGAGGCCCGGGACGCCCTCAAGCAGAAGGTGGAGGAGCGCACCGGTGAACTGACGCGCACCAACACGCAGCTCAAGATCGAGATCGCCGAACGCAAGGTCATCGGCGACGCCCTGCGGAAGGCGGAGAAGAAATATCGCGCCATCTTCGAAAACGCGGTGGAGGGCATCTATCAGTCCTCCATTTCCGGCCGGTTCCAGGATACCAACCCGGCTCTCGCGCGTATTCTCGGCTTCAAGACACCCGAGGCCCTGATGAGCTCCATCTACGACATCGGCACCCAGATCTATGTGGACCCCGACCGTCGCAAGGAGTTTCTGCTCCTCCTCGAGGAGAGGGGCGAGATCAAGAATTTCGTGTCCAAGGTGCGCAAGCGCGACGGCCGGATTATCTGGGTCGCGGAGAACGCGCGCAAGATCGTGGACGAGAAGGGCGCCGTCGTCTGCGTCGAAGGGTCCATCGAGGACATCACCATGCGCAAGAAGGCCGAGGATCAGCTCAAGCGCCAGGCCTTCCACGACCCGCTCACCGGGCTGCCCAACCGTGCTCTGTTCCTGGACCACCTGCGCATGGCCATGGAGCGCTCCCGGCGGCGCAAGCACATGTTCGCGGTCCTGTACATGGACCTGGACCGCTTCAAGGTGGTCAACGATTCCCTCGGCCATGACGCGGGCGACGAGCTGCTGCGCGGGGTGGCCCGGGTACTCGAGCAGTGCGGCCGTTCCGTGGACACCGTCGCCCGGTTCGGCGGCGACGAGTTCGCCATTCTCCAGGAGGAGATTTCCGCGCCCAAGGACGCCATCGCCATCGCGCGGCGCATTCTCGAAGGCGTGCGCCAGCCGTTCAATATCGGCGGCAACGAGGTCTTCACTTCCGCATCCCTGGGCATCGTCCTCAAGACCGACGGCTACGACCGGCCCGAGGCCCTGCTGCGTGACGCCGACACGGCCATGTATCGGGCCAAGGAACTCGGCAAGTCGCGCTTCAAGGTCTTCAACCGCAAGATGCACGATCAGGCCCTACAGCTCATGGAGCTCGAAACGGACCTGCGGCGCGCCGTGGACTTGCGGGAGTTCGAGGTGGTCTATCAGCCCATCGTGGAGGTTCCGACCCGGCGCGTGTGCGGTTTCGAGGCGCTGGTCCGCTGGCGTCATCCCGAACACGGCATCATCGCTCCCGGCGATTTCATCGGGCTGGCCGAGGACACCGGGCTGATCTACGCCATCGACAACCTGGTGCTTGAAGAGGCCTGCGCCCAGGTGCGCCGTTGGCAGACGCTGGCCGGGGACGGGCCGGGCGCGGCTTTGAGCGTGAACATCAACGTCTCGGGCAAGCATTTCGGCCAGTCCATGCTGGCGGGCCAGATTTCCCGCGCCCTGGAGGATTCCGGCCTGCCCGCAGATTCCCTGAACATCGAGATCACCGAGTCCGCCCTCATGGACAACCCCTCGGTGGCCGAGGAGATTCTGCAACAGCTCAAGGAACTCGGCATCCACATCTGCATCGACGATTTCGGCACGGGCTATTCCTCGCTGTCCTATCTGCAACGCTTCCCCATCGACGTGGTCAAGGTGGACAGGAGCTTCATCATCGCCGTGGACGAGGACCAGGACAGCCAGGCCATCGTGCGCACGGTCTTTTCCCTTGGCGAGTCCATGGGGCTCAAGATCGTGGCCGAGGGCGTGGAGACGGCGGGCCAGCTCGGTTTTCTGGAACGCGAGGGTTGCCGCTTCGTCCAAGGATATTTCTTTTACAAGCCGCTGACCGTGCCCGAGGTGGACAGCCTTCTCGAAGGACAGCGCCTGGGCTGA
- a CDS encoding MotE family protein translates to MLKLTVFGLLSVDSMTLKAVGNVLPDVLSGETAAAQDNAAPARSDSAPATPIADKADSEANRAAKAEAAMDRAAAEKRTEEDLPEEWKALKRKEDELAGKERALKEMEASIKAEAERVAKLHAEIKSMLDEAKQIKDQRVKKLVDMLSNTKAKKAAEILQSMDDDLAVKVLSGMRGRQAGEILSFVESKKAAKLSEELTKLQIPFEN, encoded by the coding sequence TTGCTGAAGCTGACCGTGTTCGGCCTTCTGAGCGTCGATTCCATGACGCTCAAGGCTGTCGGAAACGTGTTGCCCGACGTTCTGTCAGGCGAGACCGCCGCGGCCCAGGACAATGCCGCCCCCGCCCGGAGCGACTCGGCTCCCGCCACTCCCATCGCCGACAAGGCGGACTCCGAGGCCAATCGCGCCGCGAAGGCCGAGGCGGCCATGGACCGCGCCGCCGCCGAAAAGCGCACGGAAGAGGATTTGCCCGAGGAGTGGAAGGCCCTGAAGCGCAAGGAGGACGAGTTGGCGGGCAAGGAACGTGCCCTCAAGGAGATGGAGGCGTCCATCAAGGCCGAGGCCGAGCGGGTCGCGAAACTCCATGCCGAGATAAAGTCCATGCTCGACGAGGCCAAGCAGATCAAGGACCAGCGTGTCAAGAAGCTGGTGGACATGCTCTCCAACACCAAGGCCAAGAAGGCCGCCGAGATTTTGCAGTCCATGGACGACGATCTGGCCGTCAAGGTCCTGTCGGGAATGCGCGGCAGGCAGGCGGGCGAGATCCTCTCCTTCGTGGAATCCAAGAAGGCCGCCAAGCTCTCCGAGGAACTGACCAAGTTGCAGATTCCCTTCGAGAACTAG
- a CDS encoding DNA polymerase IV, which yields MRTWILHIDMDAFFASVEQMDNPELRGKPVAVGGTSDRSVVSAASYEVRKYGVRSAMSVVKARKLCPEIIMVPGRMARYKEVSRQVMGVLKEFSPTVEQASVDEAYLDGTGLERLFGPIDEMGRRIKARVKEATGLNCSVGAAPVRFLAKIASDMDKPDGLFIVRHEEVGEFLRTLPVGRIPGVGAKLLEVLKRMGVRTCGDVLLKPAEYWEERLGKYGAALHERARGIDPTPVTPHEAAKSCSAENTFQEDTTDRTLLRKWLLAQSERVGEDLRRHGYKGRTVTLKIKYADFTQITRSKSLDARTDKTGVIYDTACSLLEQVRLPRAVRLIGVGVSNFEARARQVNLFEESPEQRESTSELDRAVDEVRRKFGGKAVTRVELLGFKKKPTNSAE from the coding sequence ATGCGGACGTGGATTCTTCATATCGACATGGATGCGTTTTTCGCGTCGGTGGAGCAGATGGACAACCCCGAGTTGCGGGGCAAGCCTGTGGCCGTGGGCGGGACGTCGGACCGCAGCGTGGTGTCTGCGGCCAGCTACGAGGTGCGCAAGTACGGCGTCCGTTCGGCCATGTCCGTGGTCAAGGCGCGCAAGCTCTGTCCGGAGATAATCATGGTTCCGGGGCGCATGGCCCGCTACAAGGAGGTCTCGCGGCAGGTCATGGGCGTGCTGAAAGAGTTCTCGCCGACCGTGGAGCAGGCCAGCGTGGACGAGGCGTACCTGGACGGAACGGGACTGGAGCGGCTGTTCGGCCCCATCGACGAGATGGGGCGGCGGATCAAGGCGCGAGTGAAGGAGGCCACGGGGCTGAATTGCTCGGTGGGCGCTGCCCCGGTGCGGTTTCTGGCCAAGATCGCTTCGGATATGGATAAGCCCGACGGCTTGTTCATTGTCCGGCACGAGGAGGTCGGGGAGTTCCTGCGCACGCTGCCTGTGGGCAGGATTCCCGGTGTGGGGGCCAAGCTGTTGGAGGTGTTGAAACGCATGGGCGTGCGCACCTGCGGCGACGTCCTGCTCAAGCCCGCAGAATACTGGGAGGAGCGGCTGGGAAAGTACGGCGCGGCCCTGCACGAAAGGGCGCGCGGCATCGACCCCACGCCGGTCACGCCCCACGAGGCGGCCAAGAGTTGCAGCGCGGAAAACACATTTCAGGAAGACACCACGGATCGGACGTTGCTGCGCAAATGGCTTCTCGCGCAGTCCGAACGGGTTGGCGAGGATTTGCGCCGTCACGGCTACAAGGGACGAACCGTTACGCTCAAGATCAAGTATGCGGATTTCACCCAGATCACCCGTTCGAAAAGCCTGGACGCCCGCACGGACAAGACCGGGGTCATATACGACACCGCCTGTTCCCTGCTTGAGCAGGTGCGCCTTCCGCGCGCCGTCCGGCTGATCGGAGTGGGCGTGTCGAATTTCGAGGCCCGCGCCCGCCAGGTCAATTTGTTCGAGGAATCGCCGGAGCAAAGGGAGTCGACCAGTGAGCTGGACAGGGCCGTGGACGAGGTTCGGCGCAAGTTCGGGGGCAAGGCCGTGACCCGCGTGGAGCTGTTGGGATTCAAGAAAAAACCAACCAATTCTGCTGAGTGA
- a CDS encoding cobyrinate a,c-diamide synthase, with the protein MSTVKAFVIAGTHSGCGKTSISLGLMASLARRGVRVQPFKNGPDFIDPGHHALACAVDGVPVPSHNLDGWILDEAANFDIFNRYAAGSDVAVIEGGMGLFDGISGTGEAGSTAQLAKILGLPVILVVDARSMARSAAALVAGYADFDPEVTIAGVIFNRVGSASHAELLREAMTLVPDVPVLGVLGRDDSIATPSRHLGLVTPEQDAPDLSRYQRLADWVETGLDPDAILARLPDITAVPPFEPVPQLPRVTIGLARDNAFCFYYEENLRLLREAGARLVEFSPIADARLPEHLDGLYLGGGYPELYAFELGQNTRMRRDIKEFCESGRPVYAECGGFMLLMNDIITGRGRYAMTGVYPVRAEMNERFRALGYREIATREATILGPAGTVARGHEFHYSSLQEDGAPDALHPVYSMSGRKGRIDAPEGFVTRNTLGSYVHLHFASNPEIARSFVRLCIEAGNSLQ; encoded by the coding sequence GTGAGCACGGTCAAGGCCTTCGTCATCGCCGGAACGCACAGCGGGTGCGGCAAGACGTCCATCTCTTTGGGGCTCATGGCTTCATTGGCCCGCCGCGGCGTCAGGGTGCAGCCCTTCAAGAACGGGCCGGATTTCATCGACCCCGGCCATCACGCCCTGGCCTGCGCCGTGGACGGCGTGCCTGTTCCAAGTCACAACCTCGACGGCTGGATACTCGACGAGGCCGCCAACTTCGATATCTTCAACCGTTACGCCGCAGGCAGCGACGTGGCCGTCATCGAAGGGGGCATGGGCCTTTTCGACGGCATTTCCGGGACCGGCGAAGCCGGGTCCACGGCCCAACTGGCCAAGATACTTGGCCTGCCCGTCATTCTGGTGGTGGACGCCCGCTCCATGGCCCGGTCCGCCGCCGCCCTGGTGGCGGGGTACGCGGACTTCGATCCCGAAGTGACCATCGCGGGAGTCATCTTCAACCGCGTCGGCAGCGCGTCCCATGCGGAGCTGCTGCGCGAGGCCATGACCCTGGTCCCTGACGTGCCGGTGCTGGGCGTGCTCGGCCGCGACGACTCCATCGCCACCCCCTCGCGCCATCTCGGCCTCGTCACCCCGGAACAGGACGCCCCGGATCTTTCGCGGTATCAGCGATTGGCCGACTGGGTGGAGACCGGCCTGGACCCGGACGCGATTCTGGCCCGGCTGCCCGACATTACGGCCGTCCCCCCGTTCGAGCCCGTGCCGCAGCTCCCCAGGGTGACTATCGGGCTGGCCAGGGATAACGCCTTCTGTTTCTATTACGAGGAAAATCTTCGTCTCCTGCGGGAGGCCGGAGCCCGGCTGGTGGAGTTTTCCCCCATCGCCGACGCTCGTCTGCCGGAGCATCTGGACGGCCTCTACCTTGGCGGAGGCTACCCGGAACTCTATGCCTTCGAGCTCGGCCAGAACACCCGTATGCGCCGTGACATCAAGGAGTTCTGCGAGTCGGGACGCCCGGTCTACGCCGAGTGCGGCGGGTTCATGCTGCTCATGAACGACATCATCACCGGGCGGGGCCGTTACGCCATGACCGGCGTCTATCCGGTGCGCGCGGAAATGAACGAGCGGTTCCGCGCCCTGGGCTACCGTGAGATCGCCACCCGCGAGGCCACCATCCTCGGTCCGGCGGGAACCGTCGCGCGCGGACACGAATTCCATTATTCCTCCCTTCAGGAGGACGGCGCGCCCGACGCCCTGCACCCGGTCTACTCCATGTCCGGCCGAAAGGGGCGCATCGACGCGCCCGAAGGGTTCGTCACCCGAAACACCCTCGGCTCCTACGTCCACCTCCACTTCGCCTCCAACCCGGAAATCGCGCGTTCCTTCGTGCGCCTGTGTATTGAGGCAGGCAACAGCTTGCAGTAG
- a CDS encoding tetratricopeptide repeat protein yields MSELGLIEGVFSIERTTRIGTGTTSRRVGQSALYYARETEDGSIELQGLNSRNVPFGPVGVITKDELLADYLPVPQLFKEVFGNLRAVQKSVARGDKFRKRGENFTAEYEYANALNLDELNVRANFGIGLCLLARDEEEKAKKVFDRILGLDTAFSDDHKHLFNEYGIALRKKKLFGQAVDYYRRALELAGDDENLWYNLARAQFERQDWAACAKAAAKCLELAPEHEEGRRMMDHLAKKGLI; encoded by the coding sequence ATGAGTGAACTAGGACTGATCGAAGGCGTCTTCTCCATTGAACGCACGACCCGGATCGGTACGGGGACTACTTCCCGGCGAGTGGGGCAGAGTGCGCTGTATTACGCCAGGGAGACGGAGGACGGCTCCATCGAGCTTCAGGGCCTGAACAGCCGGAACGTGCCTTTCGGGCCGGTTGGGGTCATTACCAAGGATGAACTTCTGGCCGACTACCTGCCTGTGCCGCAGCTCTTCAAGGAGGTGTTCGGCAATCTCCGCGCGGTGCAGAAATCCGTGGCCAGGGGCGACAAGTTCCGCAAGCGGGGCGAAAATTTCACCGCCGAGTACGAGTACGCCAACGCGTTGAACCTGGACGAGCTGAACGTGCGGGCGAATTTCGGTATCGGCCTGTGCCTTCTGGCCCGGGACGAGGAGGAGAAGGCCAAGAAGGTCTTCGACCGCATTCTCGGCCTGGATACCGCCTTTTCCGACGATCATAAGCACCTTTTCAACGAATACGGCATAGCCCTGCGCAAGAAGAAGCTGTTCGGCCAGGCCGTCGATTATTACCGCCGCGCTCTGGAGCTGGCGGGCGACGACGAGAATCTCTGGTACAATCTGGCCCGCGCGCAATTCGAACGGCAGGACTGGGCCGCCTGCGCCAAGGCCGCGGCCAAGTGTCTTGAGCTGGCTCCGGAGCATGAGGAAGGGCGAAGGATGATGGATCATCTCGCCAAAAAAGGCTTGATCTAG
- the fliJ gene encoding flagellar export protein FliJ → MSKPFRFKLDKVLDYREQLEEQARGTLARARAARDAQAEVLRGLETRLEAHLAAEAESHGSANDMWLWRQYKDALSQDVAIARVDLNGLELKLQRCRTEAVERSRDRKLLEKLKQTQAKRHHDRENAREEKENDETATLRFKSHDH, encoded by the coding sequence ATGTCCAAACCGTTTCGCTTCAAGCTCGACAAGGTGCTCGACTACCGCGAGCAGCTTGAGGAGCAGGCCAGGGGAACGCTCGCCCGGGCCAGGGCCGCGCGTGACGCCCAGGCCGAGGTCCTGCGCGGCCTGGAGACGCGCCTGGAGGCCCATCTGGCCGCCGAGGCCGAGTCGCACGGGTCGGCCAACGACATGTGGCTGTGGCGGCAGTACAAAGACGCCCTGTCCCAGGACGTGGCCATCGCCAGGGTGGATTTGAACGGTTTGGAACTCAAATTGCAAAGATGCCGCACGGAAGCTGTGGAACGTTCCAGGGACAGGAAGCTCCTGGAGAAGCTCAAGCAAACGCAAGCCAAGAGGCATCATGATCGAGAAAACGCCCGTGAAGAAAAGGAAAACGATGAAACGGCAACGCTCCGGTTCAAGTCTCACGATCACTAA
- the nhaA gene encoding Na+/H+ antiporter NhaA — MAIRDLISCGVEPIEQVLMPFQVFFRSQSTSGILLMLGAAAALVWANSPWAESYIALWQTPFTVGFGAAALSKPVILWVNDGLMALFFFVVGLEIKREFLVGELSTRSHAVLPIAAAIGGMVVPASIFALVNLGEPSISGWGIPMATDIAFALGILALLGDRVPYQIKIFLTAVAIVDDIGSILVIALFYTADISFVMLGAGAACLVLAFAGNRMGVRSPLFYALAGCLLWFFVLKSGVHSTVAGVLMAFTIPSRTRCDAEAFSFNATRLLDDYRESVESGGSVLTNQHMHSVLLSMQHIVTRAQTPLQRLEHALHPLVDLVVMPIFALANAGVVLSGGIAPEAASAALGTALGLVLGKPVGIVLMVVLIVRFSEGYPRGVTLKHFIGAGMLGGIGFTMSLFIANLAFGNAPELLTGAKTAVLGASLAAGVGGFLVLRTAPRQGPPDS; from the coding sequence ATGGCCATACGCGATTTGATAAGCTGCGGCGTGGAGCCCATCGAACAGGTGCTCATGCCGTTCCAGGTGTTTTTCCGTTCCCAGTCCACCAGCGGCATTCTGCTCATGCTGGGCGCGGCGGCGGCCCTGGTCTGGGCCAATTCGCCCTGGGCGGAATCCTACATCGCGCTGTGGCAGACCCCGTTCACCGTGGGCTTCGGAGCGGCCGCCCTGTCCAAGCCTGTCATCCTGTGGGTCAATGACGGACTCATGGCTCTGTTTTTCTTTGTCGTGGGACTTGAGATAAAACGGGAATTCCTCGTGGGCGAGCTGTCCACCCGCAGCCATGCCGTCCTGCCCATCGCGGCGGCCATCGGCGGCATGGTCGTGCCCGCGTCCATCTTTGCCCTGGTGAACCTTGGCGAACCGTCCATTTCGGGCTGGGGCATCCCGATGGCGACCGACATCGCCTTCGCGCTGGGCATCCTGGCCCTGCTGGGCGACCGCGTTCCCTACCAGATCAAGATTTTCCTGACCGCCGTGGCCATCGTGGACGATATCGGCTCCATTCTGGTCATCGCCCTGTTCTATACGGCGGACATCTCCTTCGTCATGCTCGGCGCGGGCGCGGCCTGCCTGGTCCTGGCCTTCGCCGGAAACCGCATGGGCGTGCGCTCGCCGCTGTTCTACGCCCTGGCGGGCTGCCTGCTCTGGTTTTTCGTGCTCAAGTCCGGGGTTCATTCCACGGTGGCCGGCGTGCTCATGGCCTTCACCATCCCGTCCCGGACACGTTGTGACGCCGAGGCCTTTTCCTTCAACGCCACCAGGCTTCTGGACGACTATCGCGAGTCCGTCGAGTCGGGCGGGTCGGTCCTGACCAATCAGCACATGCATTCCGTCCTGCTGTCCATGCAGCATATCGTGACCCGCGCCCAGACCCCGTTGCAACGGCTGGAACACGCCCTGCATCCCCTGGTGGACCTTGTCGTCATGCCCATTTTCGCCCTGGCCAACGCGGGCGTGGTCCTGTCCGGCGGCATCGCCCCGGAGGCGGCTTCGGCCGCTCTGGGAACGGCCCTCGGACTGGTCCTGGGCAAGCCCGTCGGCATCGTGCTCATGGTCGTACTGATCGTCCGCTTTTCCGAGGGCTACCCTCGCGGCGTGACCCTCAAGCATTTCATAGGCGCGGGAATGCTCGGCGGCATCGGCTTCACCATGTCCCTGTTCATCGCCAACCTGGCCTTCGGGAACGCGCCGGAGCTGCTCACGGGAGCCAAGACTGCCGTGCTCGGCGCATCCCTGGCGGCGGGCGTGGGCGGCTTCCTTGTCCTGCGTACCGCTCCGAGGCAGGGGCCGCCTGATTCCTAG